The sequence below is a genomic window from Setaria italica strain Yugu1 chromosome IV, Setaria_italica_v2.0, whole genome shotgun sequence.
GGTTGTGCGCAACTGCCCATCAGTAATGACATATTTCACTTCAAGATCGGAATTACACCATTTATATCCTTAGGCAACTCCCTGATGTGCCTATTGAAATATGAGGAAACTAGCTAGGCAAGAAGCAATGCCATGGTCGTATGGAACACAAATGTCTCTACATTACAAAACAAAGCAACTCCTTGCTTATATAAAAAAGTTGGTTGAATGGTAAATGACCTAAAGAGACATGATCCATCTTGAGAAGGAAGCTTGATACTGCTAGATGATAGAATAGCTAGCTGTAGACAACTGTATGTCAAGGCGTTGTTAACAGTGATGGATATCTGTTCCCTACACGGAGAGGTACCTCTTGAGAACTACTCCTTCAATTTCAAATTGTACATACATAATTTttcctatgtatctagatataatatatatctagatgtatgtCAAAACCTaagaacctagaaaagctaaaacaacctacaactTGTATGTCGTTTTGAGTCCTAAAACTGATTTTATGAGAGGTGGAAGCTGTAGTTCCGTCAACTTTTACTTTTCCAGGTTCAATATACATGGTGCTACTGAATTAACAAATTTTAATTTCGCCTGCCATCTCTTTTCTGTTATATTGTTCAAAACAAGAAGATTATAAATATCCTTGGACACTATTTAAGCATCATTGTGTCTATGCATGGTTAGACTAAATTCAACCAAAGATGATCAAATTTAAATCTTGTAACGTATGCGCACCTTTATAAAACAGCTGAATTAGTAAACATAAGCATGATGAAAAGCCACACATCATTTTGAAGCGGTATAAATTTCCAAACTGAAGCTGAAACAACCTGACAGAATGTGTGAAAAATACATGATGGGATTTTTGAAGTCGGAAATTGCGCACGCACAACTGATACAGTTTAGTACGGTGTTCTTAGATTAGATGCTACAAAGATATATATCTAAGGTTCTCTGAGTGTTTTCTTGTATTACTATGGGTATCGGTTATGGTTTAGTATCTGCTAGGAGATCTCAGTCATTAAGCCAGTCCAACTATAGCAACCACAAATCCTGCTACAGCCGCTTCAGTTGCTAGATGACGTATGCCAGGGCATCTACAAGATGGATTTGCGTCACGACACCTTCCTGATGCTTCTAGAGACTTCCACACGGGATAGAGGTCTGTCTTCGTCGAGAGCTCGAGTCTGTGGGTGCTGCTGGACGAGAGGCGTTCGTTGATTTGCAAAACCATGGCCGGTTTCAATCTAGACTTCGCCCCAGCTACGTCCCCAACCCTGGTAACGTGCTGAATGCCTGGATCACAGGTTCCCGGAAGAAAACCCGGCCACTAGTTACCGGCAAACCGTCAGAACTTGCAAGTTTGAAACCCTGCTTCTTTCTCTCAATCCAAGTGTAACAACACTGAAACAGATCAGAGTTTTACAACTGCAATCGTTCAGAATTCAGAGACGCAAAGCGTGCATAGAACACTTCAACTCTTCTTTGAAACCTCAAAAATGGAAAAGGCAAAATTAACAAAAAGGCATAACACACGATCTCTGATAAAATAAACACATCTTATTCCATAGCCATACAGGGCGCAAGAAACACGCATTCACCGCCTCTGTGTCATATTACACGCAGATGATTAAGTTAAGATGACCCTCTTTCTAAATAGTGAGTGTGACGAGATACATAATCAGGTTGCTACTGCTATGTAGTATACTATGTGGTATTACTGAAGCTGCGTGCAGATAGATGCAGCCTCGTCCTCTGAATATACGGTGGCAGGGTGAAATCACGCCCGGGCGGCGGTGAGCTTCCTTCTCCAGTTCAGTACTCGTCGGGCCAGAGGAAGGCGCCCATGGCGAAGCGGCGCTTGCTGTCGAGGTCGCCGTCGGCGGGGAGGCCGTACTCGCGGAGCAGGCAGTCAACGCGCCACTCCGGCATCGCCTCGTAGTCCGCCTTCTTGTACCGCGGGTAGTGCAGCGGCATCCGGAAGCCGCAGACGCCGCTGCCGAACACGCCGCACCTGCCGCCGCCCTCGTTCCTCTCCTGCTCCGGCGgctggccgccgacgccgccgttgGGCTTGGCCATGCTCACGGTCACGGTAGGGCCCAAGGATCCCATGGCGCGCAGGGACTCTGGAGAGACAGCAAGAAGCTGCTGTTGATGTTGCTTGGCTGGCTCGAGTGATCTTGCGAAGGGGATGATCAGCCGTAGAGGCCTTTTTATAGAGGGGGAATGGGAGAGGAATACCAGCAGCGTGGATAGTGGTAGGGGTTGTTCACTGCGATTGTGTTATGAAGTTTATGGGAGACTCTTGTACTAGGCGGTTACAGCGTTTCATCATCGACATCACGTTGATACAATGGTCGTGGAGCACTTGCTCACGTAAGAAATGGCGTTTCATCGTTCAGCCTCGCTTCGCACGTATTCGTCAAAAGATACCTTGATGTCAATTTTATCATAATCACAGCTTTGCTTCGGGAGATGCTGTGCCTGTGTTTTTAAGGACTTCATTTAACTCCCCAATTCATGCAACAGGATCTTATTACTAGACTCATCCAAAAGATTAGAGTTCTTCTCAGTTccagaaaaaaaacatttcaagTAGAGTATTCTGGGCGCTGATTTCTCCTCTTGCAAGGAATTTATTTACTCCGTGACTGATGCAACAGAATCTCATACTAGAATGAACCATAAGATTAGAGATCTTCTCTCTGCCGAGAAACATTTCAAGGAGAGTATCTTGGGGATTGTGGTTAGGATGGGGTTGCATGAGTTCGGCGTGCATTGCAGGCAGGCTTGCGTCGCAAGCGTTTCTGTTCCAAGGGATGTGACGTGCTGTGGTGAGCACTGAGCACTGGGCCGGCAAGGCGCTGATACTATGGGCGACACGAAACAGGGGCAGGGGCACACCCCTTGTGCACAAACGGCAACCTCCTTTCGGCAAATCTGTTTCCCCTCTCCACCTCATTTCGATTTTGTTGTCTAGCCAAAACTGACATTCCTCGAAGAAATGGAGAAGGGGAAAACAAGAAGGGAATAGCATCATACTAACTTCGAGAAAGAAACTCAGATTGGCGCATCAAAACAAGCTGCGTATCCTTTTCGCGCAACAAAGAAAATGGTGAGCCTTTGCCTTTTCCCTCTTCTCAACAAGCGGAAGGAGGGTCACGGTGAGAAGAAACCAGTGAAGAGGGGAACCGCACCGAATCCGAGCCTGTTATACCAGATCGATCTGGCTCAACTCATCGATCAGTCGCCATTGATGGTTACCGTTTCCTTTGTGCATCTCAGTTGCTGTCTTTATCTGATGTTCCTTGATTGCTTTAACGAGCATTGTTGGAAACTTACAACTGCCAACCTTCACCGGTATTTTGCAGAAAAAGAATAGATTGCGTTTCAAGCTTTGTTTCCAGCATCAGTTATTGTGCACAGGGAAAACAAGAAACGTCTCCACAGGCACGCTCTAGATGAAGAGCTCCTTTGCTAAAAACTATCAAAGCGCACCAAAAAGGAATACCTGAAGGCAATGCTGCCTTTACAAGCCACCTTGCCCACCTCCTTTTCCTCCCATTAACtcaaaaaaaggaaagtctTGAATTTGGGGGAAACCATGTAAACTCTATAACAGCCTATGCATTAAGAGATTACTAGGGGAATCCACCACAGAGAACAGATTTACAGTGTGGTCGAATCGAACCATAAAGTTCTCAAATTCTCGGTGAAAAATAACTCCCATCCAGGCCATACGGCTGAAATGGAACTGACCTCAGAAAGAAAAGGCACTCCCCATATATTCACCGGCCAACTTTATTATGTCAAGTGTTTATGTTCTCAAAAGATTCTCTAATGTTATTAAGCTTTCATAGAAGTAAGCCACTGGAAAGGCCACTACATATCCTTCCATTGTAACTCATAAgactaaaataaaaatatatcataTACATAACTAGGTTGAAGACAACTTAGTCTGAAATTTACGTATCTGGGGTGGGCAGTCAAGTCATCCCTGGACCAATCCTAGCGAAATTTAAGCAAGGTCCATAGTTCACATGGTCACATAGCTTCTCCTTTATAGCCTAGAGTGTCTAGGGCCAGCTCACCTGGAACCTAAAAGTTTTCTTGAGGAAGAGGGAAGAATCTCAGGACTCAATGCTGCCGATCAAAAAAGATACAGCACAGTGCCGATCTTTCTAAAGGCGGCGAGTAGCTGAGTACTAGCAAGTAGGCATACATGCAGAGAATTCAGTACAGATGACCAAAACCCAAGCAGGTACTGCTATACCAATGAAAAGCTATACTTAGTTATACAGCCTAATATGCAGCAATAGAATCACAGAGAAGGCACACCATTCAATGAATTCTTGAAAGGGCTTGAACCAACAAAAACAAGAGGGTAGTGGGCAGCCAACAAAGGTAGCATCAATTTTCACGCACAGTTATACAAACTTGCATTGGTACATCAATAACCATCTGGCAGCTGCCTGAGATATTGCAACAAGCACCATGCACTCGCTTGGTTGTGAGATTGAGGCTCAACCACAGCAAGAAATACAATTTTCGGCTATACATTGCATTTTTCTAAGTACACATTTTAAGAGGAGATTTTTCATGTTTCAAGAAGGAAATTTTGTTCACGCATCAAGGCATGTATCTTATAATGCAAATGGTATGGTCAAGGTGCAGGCTGAAGACTCAAACATTTGTACAATAAAACTGTTTATAATCATAAGTATATACAGAAGCAACCTAATTTAACAATGATGTGACTTTTGTGAATTGAATGGATTTACACTGTGATACCTTCTTGTAGATTAAAGAGTGAACAGCTACTGGCATAAAAACAACAATTTATAGCAACTGATGATAAAAAATCAGGATGATGAATGCTAGAAACACTATCTAGTCAGATATACTACTACATAACACGATGACAGACACTTGATCACAACTGATGAGGACAGCATTATTTGATTTGAATTAAATGCCATTACCAAAATACAAATCAACCTTGAAAGACATGTATGAGGATGTACTCAATGAAGTCCAGTTTGAATCTTTCCTTAAAAGATAACTACATGATAGAATGCAGGGAAAAATGACTGTTGTAATATGGAGAGAATAATACACTTTTTTGCAAGGATGACATAACTCATTGCACTCACCAGTTTTGTATCTATACGGCATCATTAATGTGAATTTTGGATACAACGTGGATGAACAGTTATGCAATATTAGAAGAATATTTGCTTTGATTTCCTTTCCCTAAGGCAAAACCATACCAATTAGCCTCCCATCTTTTACCTGTATAAAAGTAGGAAAGCTGGTACGGAAGTTTTTATCCATTGGTGTTACATGCTCACTATTAATTCACCTTTTTCTGAAGCATGAAACTAACGACAGCGGTTGAGATTGCAGCCATGAATTTTTCCACATAGATTAATCAAACAGATCTTGGCCCCAGATAATCAACTAACTGCTCCTTCAATCAACAGTGTTCTACCCTCTGATCAATAGGTTAGCTAACAGTGACATGAGCCTACTTTGATGTAACAGGGAATGTTTGTGGCAATTCAACAAGCATGTGGACAGGCATAAAATACATCTGCAGGGAAATTATGCAGATGATAATGCCTAAGAAAAGCTGCATAAAAAGGGGTTAAAGCAGGTGTTAGTACAAAACAATAACTAACAAGAACCCAGAAGTAGATTTACAATAAAAGCACCTGAACTGTGGCTTTCACACTGAAAAGATATATAGATAAAACCATTGTCAAAAGCATGGCCATTGAAGTTGAGTACACCTGTCAAAACAGAGTTCCATGACACAACCTTTCAGCTTCAGGTGCAGACAAAACGATGTATAAACTTAAAATGAACAAACAACTTTTGCCAAGCAACCTATTAATAAGATAAAATGAGTTCGACAAAATCAAATGTTCCAAACCAACTCACAAAAAGGTTCATGGAAAGAAATTTTCAATAAAGCAAAATTCCTGTATCAACCACTATGAATTGCTACCTAAATCCTCCTTTTCTGACACAGGACATACTGAATTACTGATGGTTCCATTTACATGCCTTCTTAGGCATAGTATGCAATAAAAGAGCCAGAGCAGTCAGTAAGACATTGTTTAAACAAATGCCAACACAGCGAATTGACATAGTCATACAGAGAAAAATACAGTTTCACTTTACAGCATTAGGAACAAACATTAAGTTCAAACTTTTTAGCTGCACTGATAAGGAGGGTCATTTTGCAGTTGCTATGCTTGTATTGAAGCAGCAGAGGCAACACAATCATAAAAATCATGTATTTTGTTTGGGAAATAATATTAAGGCTAATATATATTCTGCTATCCCTTATCCTACTGTTGTTTCTGTCATAATTAATCTGCACTTCAAGACACAATAATACTGTGTTTGCAATCTAGATGACAAAAGGCAGTTAACAAAATACAAAACATTCTCAAAAAGCGGTTCAACCAAAAAAACTATCATAATCTGCTTCAATGGAAAACAGAACCCAAGTGACGTCACCTTAACTATATTGTCTGAATACTTCATCAACCATGATACCAGCAGACCGGTGGACCCTAAATTGAACACAACCATCCATGTTGTGATAGAATAGCCATTAAATAGGCGCTGCCACCAGGGACCCAACTCAAATCCAGCTTTGAAGTCACCATAAATTAGCCATCCCATGTTGAATATAACTCCAAACCTGAAAGCTTATAGGATGAATATTTAGTAGACATGCTGTTCAAGAACACTGGGGAATTCAAGAAGTATGCACAGATGCACAGTGGGTTCTTGGTTGGTGGAATTAGGAATTACAGACAGTGGACAAGTGTAAGATATAGATACCTACGTATACAATTGTACATTTTGCCAGTACAAACTAtcattgttcttcttcatcAAATACTCCGTGTAGACACCAGCTAGTGCTGAAAGACAAGCAGAAAGTATCCCAAGCATGTAACCCTGCAATGGTGCTGAGAAAAGCGAATCGCATGGTGCATCTCCACATCCTTTCACCTGCAAGAGACAGTAAGTTTAAACTCAGTCCAAGTTTAGTAACTAAACTCAACTACAACTAGGCTACATAGCATAGTTAATCCATGTATTTTTAGTTCAAACGAAAATAGCAAATAACACCAACAAAATCAATTTGTTCTGTTAGTTTATTGATTTCATGTATAAAAACGAATACCTCTAGTTAACTAACCAGACCTTAATAAACTTCCCAAAGCTTTCAGTTTATCTAGCAATTATGTGATAGGTTGTGACATTGGTACAATTCTGAAATTAGATTACTGCACATACCAAAGAAAATTACATATATATTCAGTGTCAACAAAACTCACAAAAACCTGACAGCCAGACGATTACGTGCTCACTTTTTTCGACAATGTGCATGAGCACGTATTTTATTAAGAGGAAAGGGTTTAGAAGCAGCCACACCACTGCATCAAGGCAAACTTGTGTAGTTGATTAACTCATCAGTTATCAGAGTGAAACACTACTTAACAAGTTTAAGTAGGGTCATTGTTAAATACATCTTAAGTAAAATAAGAACTCTGCGAGAAAAAATAGAGATATTTTCATAATAACAAACCTGGCTAGTAGTTGTACCAACGGCTAGCAAAACAATCGCCATCCATTGTAGATTTGACAACTTCCTTTTGAGGACAAGCCTGGTAGATTTACAGACAAAAGCAATAGTACTAGTCAATTAAAGGAAGAATAAGCACCAATGACACAGAATACACTTTGATGCATGTAGATTCCACATATTGCTGGCAACAAATCTAAAGTCTAAAATGCATTTGGAGAAACAAACATAAGCTTGTGGAAATAGGAGTAAGCACAACTCTGGAAGCTAAACAACAAAGTGCACAAACATCATGTGAAAAATCTTATTATGAGatgtacaccaagaaaaaggtgTAAGCATTTTAGAATCACTGCTTAGACAGTGTAACAAACAGAGAACAGTTTATCATTTATTGCCTGAAAATACTTAACATTAAGATGAATGTTCAAGAAGATTGGATTATGGGAAGGATTACCCACATACAGTGAAACTCAATAAATTATCACAATTATCGCATCTTTAGAAAGTTAAGGGCTTAAACGTTGTTTAAATTACAGGATGTATTAAGATGATAGTTAGCAGTACGAGTGCCAAGTAAAATAACTGATTAAGGCTAGAACACAGACAAAATAAATTCCTGCCACTTCAATTATTCTGAATCATCTGACTATTTTCAAAGTCACAAATGCACATCAAATTCTCAAACAGACTGCTTCGAAGATTGGGTCCAGAGCACACTAGGAAATAAAACATGGATTCTATTGTGCAAATGGTGTTAAGAAGCATAACAGAATGGACACTTTAGTGAAGAGACAAGTTGCACACCTAAACAAAATTCCAGTGGTGACGATTTTCAAGTTTCCCATTATCTGATAGGTAGATGGATCAACATAGGTCAAGGTTGCAAACTGGACATTGTTGTGGATGAGGTATATTACTGAAGGAACAAGATATAGTCGGACACTCCTCCACTCCTTTGTCATCCTTGGTGGAGATGAAGATTGGCATTCCTTCCAAAGGAAGAAACTTGATACAGACAACTGCGTTGAGGACAGGGTAATGTTAGCACAGAGATTCAATTTCAAAAAATTGTCAAGTGCATGTTTTCACCATTTATAATTGACAGATATAAGGGTACCAAACACCTTAAGTACGACAGCTTAAGAATGAAGAGAATTGCAGCTTCGTACCTTGAAAAGTTCTGCTAGGAAGGGAATGGTTGCATAGTCGTACTTATATTTGCCATTGCTCTGGGAGAGAGTAGTCAATATACCCTGCACACAGTCAGGAAAGGGTAATGTACTAATGTTAACACAGGAGATCGACAAATTAAGAAACCAAGTCAAACAACAACACATGTGCAACATTCCAGGGCTATTTAACTATGACTTAAATTCTGCCTCCCATACTCAGACCCAAGATTGTTCAATGACCATGATTATTCACTTCAAATAAAGATTTTTCACTCACGAACTCACAGCCAGATCATTTCCCATTCCACAATTCCACCAAATGGACCCCATGTACCTCACAGCAATACAACATAAGTAACAAATACCAAGCTTCCAGACAACCAGTTTCGCCCAGGACCATGTCTTTCTACCAATGGAATCCCAGGAGTGCATGGTTTTCTCCAATATGGTCATTGCGACAAGCCCCCAACAATGAGGAATAAAATTGCAGGCTGAGGACACCTACGCCATCCATTCCACCGCTCACCTCGAGAGGATACCCCCAAAGCACCCAGCAACCGAATCGTGCAACCAATCCTCGACTGTCGACAGATCTGGACCGCTTTGTTTAGTTCCGTCGGCAGAGAAACAGGAAGAGGAAACGGGGAAAACAGAGATGGTCTAGGGGATTGCCTGGGAGCTGGTGAGGACGGTGAGGAGCGCGGCCACCAAGTACCACTGCATCGTCGTTTCCTTCGACGCCGCGGCGCTGTCCGGGTCTGTACGGAGACGAGATTGGAGGcgggcggcagccggcggcgcacCACTACCG
It includes:
- the LOC101754725 gene encoding uncharacterized protein LOC101754725; protein product: MGSLGPTVTVSMAKPNGGVGGQPPEQERNEGGGRCGVFGSGVCGFRMPLHYPRYKKADYEAMPEWRVDCLLREYGLPADGDLDSKRRFAMGAFLWPDEY
- the LOC101754077 gene encoding CMP-sialic acid transporter 1 isoform X1, producing MQWYLVAALLTVLTSSQGILTTLSQSNGKYKYDYATIPFLAELFKLSVSSFFLWKECQSSSPPRMTKEWRSVRLYLVPSVIYLIHNNVQFATLTYVDPSTYQIMGNLKIVTTGILFRLVLKRKLSNLQWMAIVLLAVGTTTSQVKGCGDAPCDSLFSAPLQGYMLGILSACLSALAGVYTEYLMKKNNDSLYWQNVQLYTFGVIFNMGWLIYGDFKAGFELGPWWQRLFNGYSITTWMVVFNLGSTGLLVSWLMKYSDNIVKVYSTSMAMLLTMVLSIYLFSVKATVQLFLGIIICIISLQMYFMPVHMLVELPQTFPVTSK
- the LOC101754077 gene encoding CMP-sialic acid transporter 1 isoform X2, coding for MTKEWRSVRLYLVPSVIYLIHNNVQFATLTYVDPSTYQIMGNLKIVTTGILFRLVLKRKLSNLQWMAIVLLAVGTTTSQVKGCGDAPCDSLFSAPLQGYMLGILSACLSALAGVYTEYLMKKNNDSLYWQNVQLYTFGVIFNMGWLIYGDFKAGFELGPWWQRLFNGYSITTWMVVFNLGSTGLLVSWLMKYSDNIVKVYSTSMAMLLTMVLSIYLFSVKATVQLFLGIIICIISLQMYFMPVHMLVELPQTFPVTSK